In Erigeron canadensis isolate Cc75 chromosome 8, C_canadensis_v1, whole genome shotgun sequence, the DNA window TGCCGCCACAACTTTTTTGAAGTGTTTTCTTGAATGTTTACTTGATGAGTTTTGGAGTAGTGACGGAGTGGAAAATGGGTATACAAATTATAGAAATGCTTGCTTGCCTCCGTTCCTACATGGCCTTGCTTTAGGTAAGTCAAAGCTTAGGTCAAACTTAAATACATATGCGTTTCCAGTGATACTTGGGGTGGATGTAGACAGTATATTTCCGATGCTTGCTTTTATATCCATTGGTCCTGTTGGAGAAAACACTTTCGTATCGTTTCCAGATGTTTATGGCACAAACATGAACCTTAGAGTCGAACAGAAGGTGGCAGTTCTTGTTTCACTGCTCAAAGTTTCTCGTTCTCTTGCTTTGATTGAAGGAGATGTTGATAGGTTTGAGAGTGGTGATTATGCTCTTCTTTGCGTGAAGGGGATAAAGGTTAAGGTTCTTGTAAATTGGCTTGTTTTAGCTTTGACCCATGTTGATGAGTCACTTCGCACAGATGCGGTGGAATCATTGTTTTTAAATCCTAAAACAGCCAGTTTGCCATCTTCTTTGGAGCTAAGTATGATGAAAGAAGCAATTCCGTTGAACATGAGGTGTTCTTCAACATCATTTCAGATGAAATTGACCAGTTTGTTCAGAAAGTTCTTTTCTCGGGTTCGGACTGCATTAGAGAGACAAATCAAGCAAGGAAATTGGAGACCTTCTGTAGTTAATAATGGGGAACTCGAAGGAACAGATGATGACAGTTATAAGAGAGCAGAAGCTCTGTTTCTCTTTATGAAATGGTTGAGtagctttttgtttttttcatgcTATCCTTCAGCTCCGTACGAGAGGAAAATAATGGCGACGGAAATCATATTGATAATGAACAATACTTGGCCAATTGTACAAGATTCTGCTTCCGAAATTGCTTTGATGACTCCTTATGATCCAGGGTTTATATCACCTGAAGCAACTTTGTTGCTAGTAGGTTCAATTGTTGACAGTTGGGATCGTCTTAGAGAGAATTCTTTTCGCATACTGCTTCATTTCCCGACCCCTCTACCTGGAATCATGACCACAGGCATGGTCCAAGAAGTAATCATATGGGCTAAGAAATTAGTTTGTAGTCCGCGTGTTAGAGAAAGTGATGCTGGAGCGTTAACAATGCGGCTCATATTTAGAAAATATGTTTTGGATCTTGGGTGGGTGGTGAAAACGTCATGTAATTTAGTTTCTTTTCATTCACAAAAGTCAATACTAGGGAATGGACATGATATACATTTCTCTCCGGtaataaaatatgtaatatcactTATTGATTGGCTGCGTTCTGCTGTTGAAATGGGAGAAAAGGATCTATCTGATGCATGCAAGGATAGCTTTGTTCATGGTGTGCTGCTTACACTTCGTTATACCTTTGAAGAGCTGGATTGGGAATCCAATATAGTGTTGAGTAATATTTCTGGTATGAAGCATGCACTTGAGAAATTGCTGGAGTTGGTCATGCGAATAACTTCAATGGCACTATCTGTGGTATCAGCCGATGCTTGGCATTTACCCGACAATATGGAGGACCTTGTGAATGACGATTCGTACACATGGGAAGTGAGTGGTGATGTTAATATTCCAATTCCTGtattagaaaaagaaacaaCAGATACAGAGTCAGTGCAGGATGTTGGACCAGTTAACCAGGTTATAATGGTTGGTTGCTGGCTTGCAATGAAAGAGGTATttgctttgttttttttgtAGCATAGTTAATTAATATTAGTTTCTTAATAAATTCTTACGGATTAAGTGGACAcgtttaattatacaatatcACGTTATCACTCACTTCCATATCGCACATCCAAGCAGCCTTTTAATTTCAAAACTTTTGAATCTGCCATCCCAGGTGAGTCTTCTTCTTGGAACTATTATAAGGAAAGTTCCTTTGCCCACATCAGACATATCCGACCCTCAAGGTGGTTTAAGAATGACTGATGATGTAGTGCTCGACTTCAGACAACTAGAGACTATAGGGAATCATTTCCTGGAAGTCCTTATGAAAATGAAACATAATGGTGCAATCGATAAGACGAGGGCAGGGTTTACTGCTTTATGCAATCGGTTACTTTGCTCAGACAATCCGAGGTATGATTTGTTGATTATTTAGTGTCTCTGTGGACATTTTTGGCTACTTATAAGAGTATGTACTTCGCTGCTAACTCTGTCTCTAATTTATCAGACTTGCCAAGTTAACTGAATCTTGGATGGAACAGCTTATGGAAAGAACAGTGGCCAAAGAACAAACAGTGGATGACTTGCTGAGAAGAAGTGCAGGTATACCAGCTGCATTCATTGCTTTTTTCTTATCAGAACCAGAAGGCACGCCAAAGAGACTCCTCCCAAGGGCATTACGGTGGTTAATAGATTTAGCCAACAGACCTATGATGGATCAAACTGAAACAAAGCTAACTACTATGAAGCAGGAAACTGAAATGAATGATAGTAAACTGAATTCAAAAACTCGAGATGAGGGCGTTATCCCCACTGTACATGCATTTAATGTACTTCGAGCAGCATTCAACGATACCAATCTTGCAACGGATACTTCTGGTTTCTCTGCCGAGGCTATGATAATTGCTATACGCTCGTTTTCTTCATCATACTGGGAGGTCCGAAACAGTGCGTGTCTTGCATACACGGCCTTGATTCGTAGGATGATTGGATTTCTTAATGTACAGAAACGGGAATCTGCCAGACGGGCATTGACTGGTCTTGAATTTTTTCATAGGTATTTTAAAGTTGCATCTCACATTTTCTAGGATTATTGAAAACTATGGTACCAGAATGGGAAGGTCGGGATGTAACAGTTAAAATGGGTTAGCCTTTAGTCGGATTATGTTTCAGTTGACTTAGGACAAAACTTTTCCATGTTTTAAAGTTGAACCACATATCTAGTGCACTAGATATGCTTTTATAATCATTTTTGTTACTGTAACAAAATAAGGGGATTTAAGAACTTCATGCATGACGAGTGCACTCCCGGAAATGTTCAACCTGTCTGATCTGTTTGGCGTATCTGACCTATGCCTTTTTTTGATAAAACCattatttgacccatttaatgttaaaaaaaataactcaatAAATCGACCAATTCATAACCAATTGGGCCAAAACTCTATTGGAACGCcgttctgaaaaaaaaaaaaactctactGGAATCTTAGAAAAATGCTAACAGGCTTTCTTTTTTGAAGGTATCCGTCATTGCATCCTTTCTTGTATAGTGAACTGAGAATCGCCACAGAGTTTCTAACAGACAGTTCACCACAACCTTTGGGATCAAACCTGGCCAAGGCTGTACATCCGAGTTTGTGCCCTATGTTAATTCTCTTGTGCAGGCTCAAGCCTTCACCAATTGCAAGTGAAACTGGAGACGTGTTGGACCCTTTCCTATTCATGCCATTCATTAGAAGATGCTCAACACAAAGTAACCTTCGAGTTCGTGTACTAGCATCAAGAGCTTTAACAGGCCTAATATCTAATGAAAAACTTCCTCTTATCTTGCTTAACATTGTGACCGAGTTACCTTCTGGAACAAAGTTAGCTTCTTCAAATATGATTCATGGCTTGCTATTACAGTTGATCTCTCTTCTAGATATCAATTGTAGAAACCTAGCAGATTTCTCCAAGAAAGATCAGATTCTAGATGATTTGATCCAAGTTCTTGCCACGCGATCTTGGATCGGGAGTCCGAAGCTGTGTTCGTGCCCAACACTTAACACTAGCTTCTTGCGGGTGCTCGATATCATGCTCAGTATTTCCAGAACATGTTATAATAGCAAATGTTTTTCTTCTATCTGCCAGCTTCTTTTGGAGTTGTCTTCAGAATGTTTAGATGCAGAAGCTTCATTTGGGTTACCCTATTATGATCCAACAATAGCAGAATGTAGAAAGCAGGCAGCAGTTTCATATTTTAGCTGTGTATTCCAAACATCAAAAGATGTCGATAAAGATGATACTGTTACCTTGATGTCATGGAAACACAATCCTACCACTTTGGGTCTATTTATGTCTGAAACAAGTAATGGGTTTACCAATTTTCATAAAAGGCTGATGCGATCTTTGTCAGACGTCTCATATGAAGTTCGTATCGCAACATTGAAGTGGCTTCTTATGGTTCTTAAAGATGCAGAGTTGGATGATCATAGAGAGGACCAATGGATTAAGAGTGGTTTGATCAAGTGGATCAAGCTTCATCTACATTCAGAGATGGTGAATCTTCTATCTCTAGAAAAGAACCACAGATGTACTTGCTGCATCTTAAAAATACTTTTCTCTTGGAATATGCAAAATCTGCAGAAATTAGGCAGTGATATATGTCTCTTAGAAACCAGGTTTGTGGGTAACATAGATGCTGATTCTTTATTTCGGTTCTGGGATCAATTAGTTTCTTTGTACAAAGTCACCCGGCATGTGAAGACCCTGGAAATACTTTTATGCTGTATGGGAGTTTGCATAAAACAGTTTGCTAGTATGTTTATGAGTCAGTCGGATCATATGCAGAGATCAAGCAAAGTGTATGATTGTATCAGTTACTATGTTGACCTTGTCAAGCAGCATGCCGATCCATCAGAGCCTGTTAACATACGCAAAGCAGCTGCTGAGTCAGTTGTTGCATCTGGTTTACTTCAGACAGTTGACTTTATCAGTCAATATGTAACCAAGAACTTTGACCAGAAAGATCTTGCTAACATGTACGCTTGTAGAACACTCGACATGTGGTCCACATGCATAAAACTTCTAGAAGATGAGGATGTTATCCTTAGAAGCAAACTTGCCATTGATGTTCAAAAGTGTTTTTCTACAGAAACATATAGAGTAATTCCAAGCCAAGTGGACAAAGTGATAATATCAAGTTTTGAGCATCTATCTTCGATCTTTGGTAATTGGACCAACTACTTTGATTATCTTTCAAATTGGATATTAAGTGCATCCAACAATGTTGTATCAAGAGGTGATCTTGTTAGGCGGGTTTTTGACAAGGAGATTGATAATCATCATGAAGAAAAGTTACTGCTTTGCCAGATTTGTTGTTTCCATCTAGAGAATCTTCGAATATCAAAGTCTTTAGCGGTAGATGAAAATGGGGGTTTAGATCTTCTACACGAATGGCGAAGTAGATTTTTCCAGCGGTTAATGTCATTTGCGGACCATGGTGGTAAGCAAGCTGTTGACTGGATTGGTGGTCTGGGTAACCATAAAGATGCATTTCTACCAGTCTATTCAAATCTTCTTGGAGTTTACGCTCTTTCTCGGTGCATTTTCTatggaaaattagaaaacagCAGTTTGCTGGCGTCTGAAGTTGCTGATCTTAAAGATGCCATCAAACCATTCCTTGGTAACCCTATGATTTATAACCTTTTTTATTCCCTGATTAGACTACACGAGAAACCAGTGAGTGGCAACTTGGCAGTCTGGGATGGTTTCAATCCTTATTTTCTACTCAGGTAAGATGTTCATATTTGACTTGTTACATGCCAGAGATAGGTTATATGTGTTTTCATGGGGAGGGtagagatttttatttttatgttacaATTGGTAGTCTGTCTGTTGTAGTTTGTTGCCAGGGTTTTGAAAATCTGCAAAAGTGCAAAGTAATACCAGAGTAACCACTCTTTGCTtcttcattttattatttttttgttatttctcTTCAACACTAGACATCTCTTCGGTTAGAGGCAAATGGATAATCCACGGACATCTCACAGACACAGCCTTGGTTGTGCTTTGATAGAGCAccatctttaaataaataatagatCTAAACTCTAAAGAAATAAACTACCGTATAAGTTGTAAACCTAAGAGGATacttgttggtgcatttccgggttcATTATAAAAGTTCATCTTGAGtcatttttatatgtaattattaaacGATGTTTTTGTATGTAATAAGGTCAAACACGACTAAGTCAACCAGAGAGTTGACCAAGTCTAACTAGACCGGTCTAGGTCTAGGTAGGTCTAGGCCGACCTAGGGTGGTCAAGCTAGACCTTGGCCGAgtttattagtataaatagTAGATTAGACCTTATGCAAAAGGAATCTCTCTAGTTCGTATTTTCGGTTTTTATAAGCTCGTGTGTTAATTGTAATTGTTATTACCGAATTAATACAAGGCTTCGTTTATTTCATTCATATATTGTTCATCGTTTGTGTGTTCGTTTTACCGAatattgttgattgctagtgttcGAGACTTTCCGCACTCAAACACTAGTCATCTACTCTCGTAGATTCGGTGGCTAAGGGACTTTCAatactaaaacaaaattattataataaccGAATAGTTTAAATGAATATTGTAACAAAAGTTTATGTGTGGACCACAATAGCAAATGGTCCCAGGTTCCAATTTGTATGGACCTTAACTATTTGGTCACTCTATTAGGAGAGGCTGGtagcaattttttttatgttttagcaGTTCAAGAAAGGAAACAAATGCAAATGCTGACAAATTGAAAACTAGTGCAGCCTGAACAACTTGATAGGGGTATATGCACTTCATCTGAACATTACTAGATAGTAGATATAAACTGACAAGGGCAAAGTTTAGTAATAGGGACAAGAGAAACACTAGCTgaaaatataactttcattCTCTTTAGCGTTATGGTCGCCATGAGCCCATGAGCCATGAATATCTATCATGATGAGTTTAATAAGGCATTGTTGAGCAATAATGAACATAGCGTGAACTAAGCAGGCCAATGTGGTGTTAGCCTACTTGCTAGAGGCTCTTACTTTTTGGGGAGAAGACTTGAGTTCAATGTTTAATCCCTCAGTGCTTGACCACTAGTGCTTATTGGTGTTTATTAGAGTATTATTGGAGTATAGTAGATTTgttctaaaaaatataaataaaatatatatttacccCATCATTCTCATGTTTGTGGGAAGGTTTTTTGTTcatatacaaattaaattaCAAGAGTCTTTATGAACGAGTATAGTGAACTGTTATAATGAACCAAAATAAGATCTACTAAGATTTCAGCCACAGATCCTTGATCCTTCTATGATTATCTTAAACAAAATGGTAAAAGGAACTGTTATCTTCTCCAGCCTCCATAGTTAAGTAATTTCAACACCAAATGAACTTCAAACGACACCAGTACTCACGTGCAATTATACGTCATCTAAATCCTTCCTGTTTTTGTATTGTGTCCATATGAACCCACAAATGAAGTTTCCCCATCAAAGATTAGCTATTCTTGTTTAGAGAAGCATTGGGAACAAAAATCATACACATGCACACCAGGTTAGACCAAAAGCGAGCTGGTCTTGCTATTCTCAGTTCAGTATTGTCGAATATATATGCTTAACTTGTTTACAGTTGGATATTCAGTATCGTGATTAGGATAATACAAGTGTCTAAATTCAAGCGTTGTCATTTTGTACATCCGTCAAGGTTGGAAACTCGTGACTCTGACTCCTCTTTGCCGATGGTGattctttaattatatattgtttttgagAGGCAACTCTTAACTAGGTTAGGACCTATTTGGGTATAAATTAAGTATGGATTTACCATTTATTTGCATGTACCTTTGGTTTGCTTCTTTTATAAGTCCTTGATATTGGGTATAAGACAAGGATGCCAAAGATGCCTTGTTAGCCAATGACATGTCTAGGTATGAAAAAGATCACCGCCAAATGAGTCATCCGGGTTTTTTATAATAGGCGGGAGTTCCATCCTTACCTAGTGCAAGTTTGGCCCTATTAATTTTCAGTGGTGTCGGGAAGCCTAGGTGGGTTTTCCTTTGTAGCCAACTCAGTTTGGATTTAACAGGTCCGACTAAGACAACCGACTACCCCATGGTGTGTCGGCATTATGATTGATGTGTACTTGTCAAAAAAACTATTTAGTTTATAATTAAAGATTACCGAACACGAAGTTTATGATCGTATCACCCAAAAAACATGAACAAGTGTAGGTCAATTTTATAAGCGTGAAGTGACCCGCGACTTGGACTTGGCTAGGAGTGTAGGCGAGTCGAGAGGTTTTGCGACTCGGCTCGGTGGGAAATCGCATTgggatttatataaaaaatagtaattttAGTTTGAGTTTTAGCTTGTCAACCTGAGCTATTTGCTTGGTGTCTCGATTTGGAAAACGTGGTGCCTCTTCGCATTAGGTTTTCTTTCAACATAGACGTCCTGATGATCATGGATCAACTTTGTTGGACGAAGGTTATTATAATCTTCCTCTTAGAATATTTGATTCAGCAAATTGGTTACCCCTTTTGCTGGAATATTGCCGGAAGATACCCTCTTCCATATCATGAAGAATTATCTTGGTGTTGAACAGTCACAAAATCCCAAAGTGAAGGATGACTTGATGCgatttacatatattattttttaagaaaagaaggATGCATCTGAATGGTGATGCTGGTTCTGTGCTGAATTACAAAAATAGGATCCCAAGGAGCACGTTATGAAAGGTAACTGTGAGCTATGTTTAAGAGGTTGCGCATTAGAAAGATTAGATTGTCAGAATGAAAATAGTGACTTACATGAAGGTTGGTTGTTACTTCTTTTAGGATCTGCTCAATAATATGTATGTACATAAAAATCAGTTACCTGTGTGCCCTTTGGACACAAACTGACCCATCTccaaaataaattttcaaatttttttgggtaaaactGGATGCCTCTTGAGTTCGATGTTTAACCTTAGCTTTCCTGAAGCTTCTTGATTAAACTAGTTCCCTATGAATGTGATCTTCTGCACCATGGTAGTAGGTATAGTAGTTTCCTTCGTAAGACGATTTGTTATCTATGAATGAAATTCAAGACATTTGTTAGTGCATCATCTAGATACCCTTTTTAATGTAGTCTTTCATTGATTCATTTAGATTAAATGTAACAGCTGAACAAATACTTAGAGCTTTCTGACAATCACGTTGTGAAGATATTATCAATTTTAAGGCTGAAACAAACAGAATGTTCGCAAACAGTTCTTTTAATTGTTCGGCGGGACTTTTCTAACATAAATGAAGGgaacatcatatatattttcaaggttgtatgtttgtttatgtttgtgtttttgtgttcttttactttttaaaaggACATAATGGAAAAGATTATTTTCTGATTTAACAAGTATCAACTCTTCTAATGTTCGTGTTCGTTAATTCGTTTTAACTTAAACGAACGAAGATGAACACAAAATCCCGTCCATTTAGTTCGTATTTGTTCATTCATCGGTCTAAACTTGAACCAACAAACATGAACAACCTTCGTTTATGTTTGTTTACCCCTCTATTGGTAACTGCTTCAAAGATCATATCTAGTTACCAACATATATAAGTTCACTATTAGCATATGAAATTCAGTCATTACTTAGTTTACTATTTAGCAGATGCAATTTCAATCTGGCCTCCTGATTTGTTGAACAGataaaattcactgaagaaaaagaagatggacttcaagactttcatcagggtaactttatttatgattcattcGATATGCAAAGTCCACATACGTCATGGACATAGTACATACATTACCAGACTCGATACAAcctgtatgtatatatctaaaaaaaacacAGACACAAAACAAccacatttatttatttattttggtggCAATCCACCACGCTTGGCCGAAACTCCTCCCACCATTATTCATCTCCAGCACACCAGCTCAAGGAATGCTGCACAATtcatataaaaacaattaaccACCATATATAACCTTacattattaactttttaaccatataaatatacacacacacactatatgtatatgtatgtatgtactcACGAGTTGCAGTTGACGCTGGGGTTGATTGGAATGGTAGTGGAGATACCACACTTGCCGGGAAGGCTAGAAACCGCATCTCCCCTGACTTGATACTTCCCAGCAGCACTCTTAGCACATTTACAAGCAGCTCGCCTATCAGCTTGGCTACGTGTGGCACCTTGAACTTGCCTAGCTCCATTACAACAACTCGATGTTGGTGTACCACCATTTTTCAAGTAGTTTAGGCATGGTGCCAGCATATTAGCAAGCTGGTTACAGTTAATGGCTTCAGTTTGGTGCACCATGACTAGAGACATGGTTACCATTGCCAACATTGCTACAGCCATTGACCTCTTCATTTTCGGTTACTTCTTGTGAATTgtaatatatattcttgcagTTGTTTTGTGTGGATGGTGGGTGGTGAGGACTCATGGGTTGGAATGGGTGAGATTTATAGTAGGAAGATGATCGGTGACGATGGTGACATGACAAGTAATGTTGCAAGTGTTTTTCGGCACGTAACGAAGAAAATATGACAAGTGTATCTTTGAACTCTCAACTCTTCATCATTTTGTTTAAGGTTTTCTAAGAATAGTAAGTTTTGACTGACTGGAAGATGTATTTTCTTACCTGCTATTTGTCATAAATAGTCATTTTTCTTGCAGTGTATTTATGGTGGTCATGAGCTACATAACTGGTTCATTGTTGGTAGATATGGTATCATTAACAACCAGGGATAACACGAACTTTGTTCAAGTAAAATTCGGGCTTGAATAAACGAATGATATGTTCATCAGAACTATAATGCAAACTTGATTTGGGAGCTCCTTTGATAGATCAAAGCATATTCGCTAAAACCACGTTTAATGGACCCAGCCCAAGGTCAATACGAGCTCTCCATACTACATGTAACCACGCATatattaaaactaaaactatGTTGTGGCTGAGtgttattgaaaaaaaaaagtaacggGGGAATCTAGCCCTAGTATCACAATTGAATACATATCGACTCATCCTGAATTCCCAAGTCATATGATGCTGGTACAATACTTCCATCTTAATTTCCACATAATTAGGATAAAGAAAACGGTTGTGTTTAGAGTCTAAAGTCATCTCCAATGGCATATACAATATGCCCAAGCAATCCCGCCAGCTTTTCAAAAACATGTTAACTAATTGTTTCATCACATTGAACCAACAACTAAACTTATTTGGTCTCAAACATAACATATGGAAGCTCATTTTGTCCAACACAATAAAAAGAACAATGTTTTCCAAAAAGATTTGGGTTGGTTTGGGGATACAACTGTTAAAGTCTGGTCTGATGGTTTaagttttgagaaatttagCTTATTTGGTCCGGTTATGATTTGAGCAAAGAAAATACCATAAAAACTGGACTGCACTTCATACTTTCACATTGAGGAAAAGGCGGCTTTTTCTGTAATCATAAAACTTAAACATTTTATGAAAATGCATTTTCTAATTATGTTAAATGACACCTATATTTcgtatttataacttttttttaaaggtgtagATCATTTACTCGCAACAGGGGATTTAACTTACGTTATTTTAactgggtccgcgctagagagacTCGTCATCCTCAATACCTAATAGGAGAAGAAACTCTCAACTAAACTGATATAAGCTTTTTTTTATACATGACTAGCTGATATTAACATATAGTCAAAGTTTCTATCTAAAGTTCCGttacattaaaacaaatatttagGCCTCCTAGTACTTCGTTTAATATgtaaagttttaattttgagggttagttaTGACTCTTTTTGATACAAATCTTGACaaatatacacaaaaataaaggagaaaaaaaactaattgtCAAATCCGACCGGCTTACGTGGTCAAGGGGGCTAGGGACAAAAAAAAGTTACCTTAAAAACACTCAAGTTACGAAGACTTTTCACAAAAACATTAAATGGACCATGTTCTCACTTAGACTTGATTTGTAAATAGATCATTCTTGTTCTCACTTGACTTGATTTGTTGCATAAATATATCTTGTTCTTTTTGTAGATCACATGCTTAGAAGAAATTTGATGAGATGTGCTTTAGTCTATCactgttgattttttttaggcTTCTTTGATCTAAATTATGAACCAGCGCCGTTTCATAAATGGTCTTCAGGATcttgattgatttgattttgtatgCTTCTTTTAACTGTTTAGGAGGTCCAATCATGTAGATGTTGTCAACATATTCACATCTAGGCTGAACACTTATTTCATGTTTTAACTCACACCCAAAACAGTCATACTATTGTCAGTTAAGAAGACAGGTTCGAACTGAATAAAAGCATGAGCCTACGCACTTCCAAGTCATGCTTATATATCTCAAGTCAAAAAGGTACATTTACGAGATATTTAATGAGTCGATTGTACCGTATTCGACTAGATTGTTTAAGATCACATAATGATCTTTTATAGTGTATACATCTCGTGATGTTGATTGTACCTTTAGGGATATTCATATGGATGTCCTTCATCTCAATTTGCTTTCAGACCCCATATAATAATGACATCCAGCAGTTTTATATGAAGTCCTTTTGAGATTGTTAGGCTGATTGAAATTTAAATGTTGTTTCATCTATTACGGGGTAATACGTGTCCTCATAAATTAAAATTGGGATTTGAGAGAAACTTTTGTGTAACTATTCGTGTCTTGTATCATACAATCTCATTTAATCACTCATTTATAACCAATTGGTTTGACGTCTATGGATGTATAACCTATA includes these proteins:
- the LOC122578219 gene encoding thyroid adenoma-associated protein homolog; this translates as MSAKWRALQHRHRYTYSAIIFPDHFKQTLTTTINHHHDDPSARAFYALLSELISLNSTYSQLTLAKKFASAFTHLLQNHTDDPSVVLRASRFYLQILFFENSVPIHRTLVSVLSKARDLHDLIRDCFRSLCEEYSNSENVESTKSKRFCVSRVGLSMMGTPKLGYLVEVVEECAVLMGLDVVSGLNSVVYETNDGSRPSPIVMEQCQDALSCLYYLLQRCPLKFDNFDVMEMILKTVLSVLKSEAFSRDCFVAAGVAFCAALQACLVPQELGFVVMEGMFCRDLSYISSTRFKELVMKVPYQGDLFMEINEFPLLSRLCLIRGILTSVPRTILDTPFDVCGCDESVVLTKTILYDGILPELCGYCENPVDSHFNFHALTVMQICLQQIKTLMQTRGNDGSENYDPISDDISGRILRIIWNNLEDPLSQTVKQVHLIFDIFLDIHSSTSSTDGKERIQLFLRKIASNLLRMGARCKGRYVPLASLTKRLGAKTILEMSPDLMFEIAWAYIDDDVCCAATTFLKCFLECLLDEFWSSDGVENGYTNYRNACLPPFLHGLALGKSKLRSNLNTYAFPVILGVDVDSIFPMLAFISIGPVGENTFVSFPDVYGTNMNLRVEQKVAVLVSLLKVSRSLALIEGDVDRFESGDYALLCVKGIKVKVLVNWLVLALTHVDESLRTDAVESLFLNPKTASLPSSLELSMMKEAIPLNMRCSSTSFQMKLTSLFRKFFSRVRTALERQIKQGNWRPSVVNNGELEGTDDDSYKRAEALFLFMKWLSSFLFFSCYPSAPYERKIMATEIILIMNNTWPIVQDSASEIALMTPYDPGFISPEATLLLVGSIVDSWDRLRENSFRILLHFPTPLPGIMTTGMVQEVIIWAKKLVCSPRVRESDAGALTMRLIFRKYVLDLGWVVKTSCNLVSFHSQKSILGNGHDIHFSPVIKYVISLIDWLRSAVEMGEKDLSDACKDSFVHGVLLTLRYTFEELDWESNIVLSNISGMKHALEKLLELVMRITSMALSVVSADAWHLPDNMEDLVNDDSYTWEVSGDVNIPIPVLEKETTDTESVQDVGPVNQVIMVGCWLAMKEVSLLLGTIIRKVPLPTSDISDPQGGLRMTDDVVLDFRQLETIGNHFLEVLMKMKHNGAIDKTRAGFTALCNRLLCSDNPRLAKLTESWMEQLMERTVAKEQTVDDLLRRSAGIPAAFIAFFLSEPEGTPKRLLPRALRWLIDLANRPMMDQTETKLTTMKQETEMNDSKLNSKTRDEGVIPTVHAFNVLRAAFNDTNLATDTSGFSAEAMIIAIRSFSSSYWEVRNSACLAYTALIRRMIGFLNVQKRESARRALTGLEFFHRYPSLHPFLYSELRIATEFLTDSSPQPLGSNLAKAVHPSLCPMLILLCRLKPSPIASETGDVLDPFLFMPFIRRCSTQSNLRVRVLASRALTGLISNEKLPLILLNIVTELPSGTKLASSNMIHGLLLQLISLLDINCRNLADFSKKDQILDDLIQVLATRSWIGSPKLCSCPTLNTSFLRVLDIMLSISRTCYNSKCFSSICQLLLELSSECLDAEASFGLPYYDPTIAECRKQAAVSYFSCVFQTSKDVDKDDTVTLMSWKHNPTTLGLFMSETSNGFTNFHKRLMRSLSDVSYEVRIATLKWLLMVLKDAELDDHREDQWIKSGLIKWIKLHLHSEMVNLLSLEKNHRCTCCILKILFSWNMQNLQKLGSDICLLETRFVGNIDADSLFRFWDQLVSLYKVTRHVKTLEILLCCMGVCIKQFASMFMSQSDHMQRSSKVYDCISYYVDLVKQHADPSEPVNIRKAAAESVVASGLLQTVDFISQYVTKNFDQKDLANMYACRTLDMWSTCIKLLEDEDVILRSKLAIDVQKCFSTETYRVIPSQVDKVIISSFEHLSSIFGNWTNYFDYLSNWILSASNNVVSRGDLVRRVFDKEIDNHHEEKLLLCQICCFHLENLRISKSLAVDENGGLDLLHEWRSRFFQRLMSFADHGGKQAVDWIGGLGNHKDAFLPVYSNLLGVYALSRCIFYGKLENSSLLASEVADLKDAIKPFLGNPMIYNLFYSLIRLHEKPVSGNLAVWDGFNPYFLLR
- the LOC122579937 gene encoding non-specific lipid-transfer protein AP10-like, yielding MKRSMAVAMLAMVTMSLVMVHQTEAINCNQLANMLAPCLNYLKNGGTPTSSCCNGARQVQGATRSQADRRAACKCAKSAAGKYQVRGDAVSSLPGKCGISTTIPINPSVNCNSIP